DNA sequence from the Malus sylvestris chromosome 10, drMalSylv7.2, whole genome shotgun sequence genome:
CGGTCTGCTTAAACCGCCTATTCCCCACACGGAACTGTGCTGCCATCTTACATTCTAATGCATTTGAACTAGATAGTACCAATTTGAAAGGGAATTGGCCTCCTTCATTACTTAAACATTCATTTGATTCGATAAGGTTTTGGAAAGACGGAATTGTTCTAAAGGGTGGTAGTTGGTTTGGCTCCGGAGATAGGGTTTAGTAGAAATATTTCAGTGCTTAGTCTTTCTCCCTTGACCATTACCAACCAACCTTTAGAACAGCTATGAAACCGCCCTCTATTTCACTCAGGCAACTCCATCCGCGCAAACTTTACCCTCGGATGGGATGGAAAAGTCTCATATTTCTACAAATTGAAAAGTATAAGTTACAAACAAAACTTTCAAGCAATCATTCACCAACTCATATCTCTAGCTATAAACCTGGACTGAACCAACTCAGTCCACACTCCGTTGATCTTGACGTTTCATCATCAGTTGAGAAAGATCCTTCAATTTTCCCGTCGTCTAAGTAGAAGACATCGCTTTCGTTCGATTCAGTTGGCAATCTAAGAGCTTCATAGTAAGTAGCAAAACGCATAGAAGAATTAAATTGAAGGACTCCATTTGCTTCAAAAGAAATGCAATTCCCTTATAACCCTTTGAAACTATTCGCCGGGAAGGACAAGGAAGAACCTTGTTTTGCAAGAAACAATATTTCATTTCCCAAACTTCGTACCCTGAGAAAGATGCCGCCATTCTCAATGTCAATCTTGTAAACTACAAAGTCACTAGTTCTCACAAATTTATTTGCATCATACTGACCAAATATGATAGAATCCTTCATCTGATGGATCAACACGACTTTGTTGTGGGTTGTTGACTCTATCAAATATGACTCGTGTCTGTTTTTGAAGTAAACACCAATACTAAAACGTTGATAGCGAGGATCCACGTTAAAACGTTgccattcttcttctttgtcatAAACCAACTTCAGTTCCACCTGGTAACCATCTCGAAGTCTTATGGTGCGAGCTATAACGCTGCCATtctcattctcaatcttatgATTTTTAACCCAGGTGTATAGCTTGCCACTCGACGAAAACAATATATCTAAAGGCTGGTCAATTTTATAATTCAGTATGGTCCATCTTTTTTTTCCTGGCCTGCACAATCCCAATTCCATCGAAGAGAACATTGCTGCCACTGTGCATTCTGAGATATCTGAACTAGATAACGCAATTTTCTGAACAAAATAGTCAGCTTCTCCATGTCGTGGCGTTTTATCCTCTTTCACAAAGCCTACGAAAGATGGAATTGCGATCAAGGATGGAAGCTTGTGTTTGGCTCCTGAAATAGGGTTTAGTAGAAATACTTTAGAGTTTAGTCCCTTTTCCTTGACCATAATTACCAACCTTTGGAGGAACTATGGAACCACCCTCGATTTCTCTTTGGCAACGCTAACTTGATAACCTTACCCTCGGATGGGATGGACAAGTCTAAGTATTCTGAACTCTGTTGAATGAGTACTAACCACGGGAATTGTGGACCACTACGGATGTCTCTTTGCATAGCAATCGAGCTCCAAGACTTGCAGACGATGCATAAGCGAATCCGATCACTTATGTTCAGGCGCTGTACAACATTCTTCATGATATCAAAAGGTGGTGTCTGCCTACGGCCTTGGTTGTTGATGTCGTCtggctttctcttcttcttgaaCATTCCTAGTTTTCCAATTGAAAATCGATGTACTATACGAGAGagtaaaagagaaaagaaaaacctaCGAACTAGAGTTTTTGGCTTCTTCTTTTGCGCTTATATGTAAGAAATTATAATggtcatttgacaaaaaataacaAGCAATTGAGTAGTTTGGCTTGGTTCGAATTCTGATTTCATGATCCCAATCCCGATCCCGATTAGATAAGGTGTCTTGATCCGATCAAAGATAGGAAAAATCCCCATCGAATAACAAGGATACTAAATTCGACCAAACATCCTGACTGGATAGGCAAAGGCAAAGACAGCTCCACCAGTTCGAGTTAGACTTCCCAGCTAATTTTTGGATCATTTTGTATGGCTTAACCAAAGTTCCCCTACCGTTCGTATAAAATATATAGTTGTTCTAAAAACAAATTGGATCATTAAAGCTCAAAACGAATAATCCCTTCAAAACGAATGATCATTTTTGCACTACTACAAAAGAGGCTATCACTGGTGGTGTAAAACAGACAAGAAACACCAATTACTGTcggatttttaccaaaaatacgACATCAAATAATGCAATGTCGGATAGAAGAACCGACACCACTGCTAGAGTCACGAAAAGGGTATTGACATCGGTTAGTCCCCTTAATCCGACACcgggtttcaaaatatttaataaaaattaaaacctatGTCAGCTACAACCGACACTGtctttgaaaatatttaaaaactatcATTAGTGTCGGGTAGAAGCAACACTAGTTGTCTTTTAACCGACGCTAACGTTATGACGGTTAAAAGcgacacaatttttttttaatgcgacaccaatattaaaaatattaaaatctatgtcgtttataagcgacattaacagtttatgtcggttataaccaacagtaATTCCGACACCATGTTAAGTAGATGTTGGAATGTCTAATCCGCCACTACGTTGTATAGAAGCGACACCAACCACCGACACAATAAgccccttttgtagtagtgttggATCATGCAATTATTTCAAAATATtggttttcttttggttttgtaATCCTTTCAGTGCTAATATCAATCttgagtttttaattttattttttaacaaacaatattatttatactaagaggGAGGGGGAGTGGGCTTAGTCacacaatgagctagtaataatatcgtttaaattcacctttgacgagaatcaaacctaagacttttcaattataagtgaagaggaatactactagaccatagtactaaatgAAAACATCAATCTTCAGTTAAACTTAAGCACAAATAATACCATCTGGACCTAATTAAGCAATCGGCTTGTTTCTAGTCATTTAAACctcggacttggattgtctgccctcccatttcagtgccctcctcgtgccctcctgtttgtgtggtcacggttaagccacgtcaatattttatattactatttctttttgttttattatttttatggttaagccacgtcaacattttatattactatttctttttgttttattatttttataaaaaaaacaataaaaaatgttgacgtggcttaaccgtgaccacacaaaacaaaagggcacggggagggtactgaaatgggagggcagacaatccaagtcctttaAACCTCTACAGGCAATTGGGTTGAAGAGACAGGCTTTGCCAAAAGCTTGCCTAGGAAAGGTTCTACCGTGTAACCCATTATTTATTCCCTCTGTTCTCTCTTAATTGGTAGGGCATAATTAACAGGTTACAACATGGAACCAAACAATAGGGAAATACACACCGTTTTTAACCTCTCACACTCATGTTTAATCCTTAccgttgtttttgtttgatttactCAATCCGACGTCCAAAACTAAAGATGGGCTTGTGAGAAGCTAGAAAGAGTGTAAAAATCATCTTCCTAACAACATGGTAgtgaaatatgaaaaaaaattctcttaaGCTTGCATGAACATTAACAATCTTACAACGTATCATGCCTTGACAAGTGAAGCCACTGTTTTTTGGTCAATAGTGAAGTCACAGACAAAATACCCTGATTATAAAGTaaagacaacaacaacaacaaagccttttcccactaagtggggtcggctataacATTTAACGTTTTGGCTCCACTGGGTTGTGGATACAAGGAATTGCTTGAACAAAACTAAGAAAGGAATCATTCCCCACCTACAGCTCTTCATCTTCAGCTTTTGAATTTCTCCCCAGAATTTCCACCAGCTCGGTCTCGAATATCAGTGTTGCACCACCTGCAACGTTCAAAAAACAACCTCACTCGTTTGAGATTTTAATTTCCGAAATAGCGGATCTTACTGCTTTTACACATGTTTCACATTAAAAGAGGTCTGGACACACGCGGATTGGAATAATTTATTACCTGGGATGGTTGGTGGAGAACCCTGCTCCCCATAACCAAGTTTTGCAGGTATTTTCAACTTCCGCTTCTCACCTACGCACGTTCCCAACAATCCTTGGTCCCATCCTGCAAAGAAGAAATCCTTTCATATGCTGAAATTGAATTCTGAAGGTAATATTATACCAAGTTTTCAATAACAATACGTATGTCCACCTCTGGAGATCTTAACCAAAATATTAAGAGCGCAGTTATGCTAAATGTATGGTTCTAGTAAAAGGCTACAATGCCATTACATGCAGCAAACCCATCACcaatttaaaattgaaaggaaccCAAGTTATTAAGACCACGAGTTGAACATAGTTTAATCCAAAAGTACATTCAGTAAAGTTTAGAAAACAGTCATAGTAAGCCTGTCATTAGTAGACGAAGCAGGTTAGAATATTGACAAGCTGAAAAGTCCATTAAACTCTTATAGCCAGTAGAAACAACTAATGAATGTAATTATCTGAAATTGGTTACTTATGCATAGGCTTAGATACAGAGAATAAACAAACGCTTCCTATACAAACAATTGTCAAGCTATGGGTTTGCCTACAACCTGTTATGTATTCCAGCATAAGGTACTTTTACAATAGTAAGAAAACTACATTAGAATATGGACACGAATTAAATAGTGCACCACGAACCTTTTATAACTTGACCAGTCCCAAGCTCAAAAGAGATTGGATCGCCCCTTTCAAAACTAGAATCAAATACAGTTCCATCAGTGAGTTTCCCCTGCAAAGGTTAAAGACAAAAACTTTTAGTCTTTTCAGTCTTCATTATAGGATGAGAAATTGGCTCAAAAATCTGACTTATGGTAAGACAACTACATGAACGCGGGTAGAATTCAGATTGAATGAAAAAGAGTACAAGCAATTAAGAAAAAGCTTCTGATGAACTGAAACTGAAAGTTGAATGTCAAAGCGTATCATGTGACACAAAGTCTGTCAGAACCTGAACATTCTCAAGAGATCTTGCAGAAGATTTGCTGATATCAATTGGTATACCCCATATTCTCACCGAACACGGGCAGGGGTAGGGGGGATCTGACTGATAGAATAGACAGGCGGAAAATACCAAACTAATACCCACAACGGACGTTAACATCAGTCTCAACCAGATGCTATTAGGTTTCACTTCAGCGGAGTATGAGCTCTCTAATAACCAGAACATATAAAAAGACGTACAAGACGAGTAACGGATACATAGGCAGCATAATTTACATAAGAATAAATCCAATAAATGATGAAATAACAATTGATTTGTCAGGTTTCTAAAGCAAAGAATATGATTGCAAAGTTTGACCTTTcttaagcaaaacaaaaaagtaTGCTATGTTTGGTAATCACATTTAATAACAAAATGCTAATCTGATTCTGATTACAAGAAAGTATTTATATGCATATACCATCATACATAAAACCGTCAGCTGTTCCATAGATTCAACTTACCCGATAGTGCACCCTGACTGTATCACCTTTACGAGCCTTAATTTCACAAGATTCCGGCTTATACTGCAAAATAAAAGCAAGTTCCAAGTATCAATAAAGGTGAAGGAAGGATGAGCTCCAACCTCCAACCAATTCTAGCAGAACGCTCTTCGTCCAAGGTTAAATACACGAgcagagaaaaacaaagaaataacaacaaaatcttaaaaaatcttaaaaaatcTAACCCAAGAGTCAGGCAAATCAAAGCACTTCATAGCATAATGATAGGAACAACCAACCCTTCAAAGAAAATGACCCAAATCCAAACAAGCTGATCAACGAAAATAACGGGGGCGAAAAATAACCCAAGGGTCTTAAAACATAATATGCTATTAAAAAAGATCGTAACTTGCATATGTGAGTTAGGCCAGTTGGCGAGGACGCGCAAACCTCCGCAGATTGGAGTAGATTAGAATACCGCTTTGTAAAGAAAAGATCATAATTCAATGACTCACCAAGTAAGAAACTTTAAACTCAACCAAGCAGTTGCCTCACACACAAATTCACCACAAATCAATCAGCTCCCGCAAATCATCCACAATTTCGACATAAACACATCGTTTCGATTGCAAATTGGACTCGGAAAACAGTTCAATGAAACAAAAAACGAAAGGGGCAAATTTACCTTGACGCCAATCTGCAACTCTTTGACCTCCTTGGCCGCAAAAACTAGATTTAGAAAGCAAAAACAAGTTAGCAAATGAAATTGAAAGTTTTGAGCCCAAATGGAATCAGGAATTCGTAGGATTCCGTGAGTGATTTAAGACCTACCGGAGCTGGAGAGAgacaggaagaagaagagaatggcAACGGGTTTCATTGCAGCAGCGGTCGCTCAGTCCGAGTGTGTCCGAGGAGGGGATCTCAGGGTTATAAATGGGCCTCAAATATGGATTTCTATTGGTTGTGGATACGTCGATATGGCTTATGTGGCAGTCAATGGTCCactttgtaaatatttttttccttttttactcATTCATTTACCACAACAATGATTATATAGATTCTCTGAAAATGAACATGAAAAAATTAgtgtgaaaaattgaaaatcattttCCATTTTTAAAGGCTAATTATAACTACTCTCATTATTAAGATGTAATCTATGTCTGCTGTAACTTTGCTCAAGCAAAATTTATctaataactttcattttttttatataattgtgACTTGCTGTAAGACAATGATGGATAGTTTGGTCAGATATCAGATGAACTATGCTTTCAGGAAGCGAAATTATGTTGCTAATCAGATGACGAAGTAAAGCCTTGTTTTCCATGATCCTCCTGCTTGGATTGTGTCTGCTCTAAGGGATGATGTGCTTGGAGTTTGTAAAATGAGATATGTTTGTTCTGAGGGTTTATGTTAGGTTGTCTATGTTTTTTCCCCTTGttttatcaaaaataaaataaaataaaggctaaTTATAGTTTATTTGATCTCTCCAAGAGAAATCATGACTTGTATAAATTTAGTTATCATAAAATAGCTATTATTATGTGATACTAGAATATCGTCATATGGTAATCTTCAAGGACAAATCATTATTTTCAAGATGGTAGATgtttaggaaaactaacgaaaaatccaaaaaaacttatcttttaatgaaaagccctTTTTAGAGGTATAGTGAGATGTTTTGATTTTCTGAAGTCACATTTTACGTCTCATTTCATAATTATTAGGTATTGAACTCACTGTTTATACGAGTCTAGAGGTGCATCTCGGACGAGTTTGACGGGTTAGATTGCCAACCCAACTTTAAATCTACATTCCTAATTCGAGTTTGGTTTGCGTTTGGGTTCATGCGAGTTTGCCCAACTTTATCAAGTTCAATCTTGTAAATAAATCTCAATTTTGAACCAAATAACatcaaaattatttaaaactcaattTAACACATCATCATCTATACAAAAGACAAACCAAACAGTGTGGAACTCATTTCTAAAGTTTCAACCATTGAAAGTTTGAAATTAAATTACAAGACAATGCCAAATGTCAATAAAGATCAAGTAAAAGCTACACCCAAGAATCCGCCCAAGGTAGGGATTGCCATGGCCGAGTCTCAATAAGGATCGAGTAAAAGCTTTGAATGAATgctatgtattttattaataaatGGCTGAAAATGTAACAGTTTACATGTTTAACATCCACTATATCATTGTTTTGATAACTCATCCAGTCAGATAAGAAAACGGAAATAAACTTGCAAGCTTCTTCTCCTGGGAGACAAATCTGGACAACAATATGTTCAAGCCATGCAACATAACCCGCAAATCGTGGTAGCATCGGTCTGCAAGATCACTTCCTCCGAGTCTCTGAGAAAGTGTTCACTTAGTTCCGACTCCTTGGAATTTGACACGTTTACCATGCAGCTCCAGCATACATGTAAACTCTGCTATCCTCCAAATTACACTTCAACTCCAATGTATCCTTGAAAGGCAGAACTTAATGTTCTCAGCAATCCCAACTCATCCTCAATAGTAATGAAAAAGAATCGCCTAAACGTGTGTCGTGTAGCAGAACAGACATGCTATACATCTTCAGGCTGATAGTGGCATGGTCACATTACTACATCCTCTCAGCATCGACCATATGAGATTCCCTATCTCATGTACGAATCCAACCAAGGAAAAGGCATAGACGTCTTGTGCTGAACTCAGCACAAGAATTGATCTACTCTCCATTTACAAAATGCAAAGCATTTAACAAAGTCTTGTAAGTCCTTTCATTCATCATACTATCCTTCCTCCGGAAATCCTCTAGTAAATCAAATGCCTCGACACCTTTTCCATCCCGGCACAACCCTTCCAACAACGTTTTGTAAGTTAACAAATCAGGAGACATAGCATTACTCAACATATCAAGCACAACCTCAGTTGCATCATCATACTTCCGTCCCATAGCGAGACTGCAAATCACAATCATATACGTACTACTGCTAGGCACCAACCCTTTTCCTCTCATTTCCttgtaaaaccctaaaccctgagCAACCCTCCCCTTCTCACACAACCCCTTAGCTATGTAGCCATAAGTATACGCATTTGGCTCACACCCGTACAACCCCATTTCGCGAAAAACCTGCATTGCATCATCAACCTGCAAACACTTCGAATACGCCTTTATGATCATATTCAACACAAACGTATCCGGAATCACACCGCACGCCTTCATCTGCTTCGACAAAGACCGCACGGCGCGCAAGTACACATAGCAAACATGCATATTATTAAACCTCCTAAGCAACGAGTTCAGCAGCAATGCATAAGTTTCAAGATTCGGTTTGCAATTCTCGGAATTCAACATTTTCTTATAAATATCAAAAGCACGATTGAAAAGCAGCTTTCTTCCGCAGCAAAATCGAATCATGGAATTGTAAAGGGGCACGCTAATTTCACAGGCTCCGGCGATTACCTCTTCGACTAGGGTTTCGGCGTGGCGGTAGCGTCTGCCGTCGAGCAAGATTCTGATCATGGTGAGGTAGGTGGCGTGGTTGTGCTTGTAGTTCCGCTGCTGGGCGGTCCATCGGAAAATGTCGAGGCCGAGATCCGCGTCCGATTGGGCTTTCAGGGCCTCGTTCACTTCGAGCGGCCCGAACCCCGGTTTGAGCTTCTGGACCCACGTCTCGAATTGCTTTTCAAGTGGGGTTCGGGTTCGGAGCGGGTTTGGGGGGATAGGGTTTTCTGTGGGTGAGGAGGACAGGAGGCGGTGGTTGAGATAGAGTGACGGATGTGAGGACGGAAATGAGGGGTAGGGATGTACGTGGCGATAGGGGAGAGGTGGGCGTGGAAGAAGGTGAACATTAGGGTTTCTGATAGTGGCGGTGACGCCGGTGAGAAGGCGGCGTAAGGTCACCGGCATCATGGTAGAGCGAGGGAGGAAGTGTAGTGTTGGGGAGTACTCACTATTCAGTAAGGTGGGAAACAGGGACGAGCTACTGGGTTAGAACCTAGAAAGAGTGCTTTTGGTCTGGGCTAATGTAATCGGAGTAGTATTGGACTGGGTCGAATGTCCACTAGGATCAAATTAATGACTGCGAGTAGAACCGGGCCGGTCAGGTGTGGGTTATTAGAGTACAAATCTTTGAGAGTTAATTTGCGTTTTTGAGAGAGAATAATTGGAGAGAATctcatttgtttgttttgcgtTCTCTACTTGTTTAGTTTGGAGTTTTGTAATTAGTAGAATTTGGATTGTGAGAGTTAAACATTCTTTTGTAATATtcgtttgtttagtgaaatttctCGCCATAGTTCGCTCGTGGACGTGTTTTACGTTAAACTGCATTAATATCTTATGTTCTTATTTTgaaattgtttgattttttactttaatttacGACGTTGATATACAGTACTTTGTTAAAATTTGCTTCCACTTGCACATAAAAgtacaataataaaaatatcatTAAGGAAAGGGATCCACTTCGGATACATTCCTTCTAACTCACCAAATCAGGGGATCCGTGCCGTTGAAATTTGACCAAACGgctgaagttattataacttttaaagtgggccctcgtttgtagccgttagattaaattttaacGGCACACATCCACTGATTTGTTGGATTAGGAGGAAATGATCTGAAGATGATCTCTTTCCTATCATTAAATCGTAATATCAAGAACATAAAGTTATACTTTTGACTGTTATAATGGTTTTGATTGAAAAGAAATGCTAAGGATATTCCCGACTCTTCATAAATTTTCTGCTATTTCATGTTTTTAACacgatattttataatattaatataaaaattaatattaaactgaggtaacaaaaaatttaaaaaaaaaaattcacgagAATAGAATTTCTTTTCGACTAAGAATCCAATGCCCAACCAACATATTCCACATACCCGACTTTGCGTTCCAGTTTTCTTACCAAAGTCGCCTAGTCTTTTTATCGTAAAGATAtttcttcattattttatattttaaatagtCCATTTGGAGCCCTAAAAAGAAGTATTAATTGGACATTggtaactttgtttttttttttgtttttttgggtaATAGGGAAAAGACAAATAGAAAATGAGAAAATAGTAAGTAatttataaaaatgaaaaatacatggattcaatttgaaatctccagccaacatactctattgaccgaagacttggcggattacattatgtaccatatattaggcctcaactgggcctcatgaaaaatactcgggggacttaacccattattcatgtattgaggagcgagcccttatttttataaaaatgactctATCACTtttattagagagcactcatgaaaaatacttgggggacttagcacATCACTTatatattgaggagcgagcccttattctataaaagggactccctcactttcattagagagcactcatgaaaaatacttgggggactctagcccatcatttatgtattgaggagcgagcccttattctataaaagggactccctcaccatcattagagaatatcaactctagcccatcattcatgtattgaggagttagcccttattctataaaagggactcattcaccttcaacgccacaaaccGAGCCAACTAAGGCAACGTAAGTCACGAGTCGAgcagcctcacaacatgtgctacttctagttgagcatcatgtCAGACTAAGCACTGTCTCATATCGAGCattagttcaagacaacatctagttacttcggcccatacatgaactgaatttcaagtctcccgccaaaagactctcttgactgaagacttgggggactactgtttatatcatacttagggccttcgtatttagatctcgtacaaatactcgagggacttaaatgtaattatgtaataaaagaaggggcaaatatgtaataagtgaggagcccttattatataaaaggactcctcaccatcacaattagaggaggccaattcctaggccctctcaccccctctcagaGCCTCGctctcattacagaggctctaacattctctccctcacctctcagataaatacaatatcagtgtggtgaaccacgatacatcttgtgttatttactttccttgtagattcacggtaggatttacgttgttccaagacctccggttttgtgcatcaacatagccgttagatcaaatttcaacgacacGGATCTCCTGATttgatggattaggaggaaatgatccgaagaggatctctttcctATCATTAAATCGTAATATCATGAACATAAAGTTATACTTTTGACTGTTCTAATGGTTTTGATTGAAGAGAAATGCTAATGACTCTTCATAAATTCTCTGCCACTTCATGTTTttaacacaatattttataatattaacataaaaattaatattaaactgtgagataacaaaaaattaaaaaaaaattcacgagAATCTGTTTAGAATATCTTTTCGACTAAGAATCCAATGCCCAAGTAACATGTTCCACATACCCGACGTTGCGTTCCAGTTTTCTTACCAAAGTCGCCTAGTCTTTTTATCGTAAAGATATatcttcattattttatattttaaatagtCCATTTGGAGCCCTAAAAAGAAGTATTAattggacattggtgacctaaaCTGGACTCGggcattgttttttttttgtttttttgggtaATAGGGAAAATACAAATAGAAAATGAGAAAATAGTAAGTAATTTATATAAACGGATACAACAACGTTTTGATTATGTTGTCTTATAAAATTTAGGTTATAATTGTCTTGTACAGTTATAAATCTTTGTTTTTGAAGCATGCAATAAATTTACATTTTTGCGTGACCTTAAACTCGATAATGACttgattaatttaaaatttaactttttaatgGGAGAATGTTCGAATTAAACAGctcaaccctaattcatttagATGGTTATATCTGAAAAAGATTAGAGTTGGAGTTCTATTTggtaagctatttttgtgtctCAAGTATAGTGATGATCGGTTTTAATTACCAAGGGAATAAGGGATTCTTGTAAAGAAAGTAACCCTATGGATTATAATATTTTAGTTATAGGCTTGTTAGGGTTTGTTGGATGGAATGAATAAAGAAGATCAATAagtaaaattaacaagaagtgTGGAatgtaaaaaaatttgtgtaaataacactaccatatcacaCTATATAAGGTTTAGGTCCCTGTACATACTGCTATCAATATCACAACCTTAGAATTCCCCATTAGTTGGTGAACAAGGAGCAATAGTGCATAGAAGAGCCTAAACCTATCTCGTTCTTGAGATCTCTCTGCAAGTTCAAGACGTCTTCTTTTCCAATTAAGTGATTATAATGTTTTGATAGGAGTATGATTctcttttttcttaatttctctttctttttatttaaatagtTACGATTAAATCTTATCGACGACCTATGTTCATTTTTTgataaagagaaaaaagaaaaaaaaaagtgaaaagagaGAATGAAGGAGTAAGAGAATAGGGAGTGGGGGAATGCTAGCACGTTTTGATAAGGGAGATATTAAAGCTTATAGCCCTACCCAAAATTTTCTTCATTGGTAAGCTATATGCTGTAAGTGGCAGGAGGAGAAGCCCTCTGAGCTGGAAATTTATGAAGCTGCCAACACTCGAACGGCTAATTGTACTTTTCGTCCGTATCTAATTAGACCTTTTGCCATGAGTGAGTCACCATTTGATTCCACCTTTCCTCACCTTCATGGAAACCAAGCAAAATAGTAAGCCTCATTAACTTAATAATAAACCCCAAAAACAGTAACACAGCTACTCTAACCTTTACTCTTTCTTTCCATTCTTCCATctgctcactctctctctctcatccctttcttcttttctttatcttttctaTAAAGTTATTCCCAATCTTCTTTCACTCCTCAAACAACTGCAACATCTCACTCCTTCCTTTTATACAAGGGTCCTAGTTCCTTCATTTTATCTCTTATTTTTTCCTCAAAGATCCAATCTTTGAGCTCCAGATCACTTCTTTCTGCTCCAAAGCCCACACAATTAGCAAAAGCTCATCTTTTAGTTACTCTGGCAGCTCAAAATCCACAAAAAATGGAGCTGGGTTTTCTCCCCCTGCTCATCATCTGCCTCTCATTTTCCATTTCCAGTAAGTTTCTTCCCCAAAATCTCAAAAATAGCGACATGGGTTTTGTTCAtttggtatttttctctcaCCCCTTTTGATTTTTTCAGGTGCGGAGCTCGCCCCCAAGGTGGGTGTGAACTAC
Encoded proteins:
- the LOC126584380 gene encoding LOW QUALITY PROTEIN: uncharacterized protein LOC126584380 (The sequence of the model RefSeq protein was modified relative to this genomic sequence to represent the inferred CDS: inserted 1 base in 1 codon) produces the protein MFKKKRKPDDINNQGRRQTPPFDIMKNVVQRLNISDRIRLCIVCKSWSSIAMQRDIRSGPQFPWLVLIQQSSEYLDLSIPSEGKVIKLALPKRNRGWFHSSSKGWXIMVKEKGLNSKVFLLNPISGAKHKLPSLIAIPSFVGFVKEDKTPRHGEADYFVQKIALSSSDISECTVAAMFSSMELGLCRPGKKRWTILNYKIDQPLDILFSSSGKLYTWVKNHKIENENGSVIARTIRLRDGYQVELKLVYDKEEEWQRFNVDPRYQRFSIGVYFKNRHESYLIESTTHNKVVLIHQMKDSIIFGQYDANKFVRTSDFVVYKIDIENGGIFLRVRSLGNEILFLAKQGSSLSFPANSFKGL
- the LOC126587571 gene encoding peptidyl-prolyl cis-trans isomerase FKBP15-2-like, yielding MKPVAILFFFLSLSSSVFAAKEVKELQIGVKYKPESCEIKARKGDTVRVHYRGKLTDGTVFDSSFERGDPISFELGTGQVIKGWDQGLLGTCVGEKRKLKIPAKLGYGEQGSPPTIPGGATLIFETELVEILGRNSKAEDEEL
- the LOC126588017 gene encoding pentatricopeptide repeat-containing protein At3g25210, mitochondrial-like, with amino-acid sequence MMPVTLRRLLTGVTATIRNPNVHLLPRPPLPYRHVHPYPSFPSSHPSLYLNHRLLSSSPTENPIPPNPLRTRTPLEKQFETWVQKLKPGFGPLEVNEALKAQSDADLGLDIFRWTAQQRNYKHNHATYLTMIRILLDGRRYRHAETLVEEVIAGACEISVPLYNSMIRFCCGRKLLFNRAFDIYKKMLNSENCKPNLETYALLLNSLLRRFNNMHVCYVYLRAVRSLSKQMKACGVIPDTFVLNMIIKAYSKCLQVDDAMQVFREMGLYGCEPNAYTYGYIAKGLCEKGRVAQGLGFYKEMRGKGLVPSSSTYMIVICSLAMGRKYDDATEVVLDMLSNAMSPDLLTYKTLLEGLCRDGKGVEAFDLLEDFRRKDSMMNERTYKTLLNALHFVNGE